From a single Leopardus geoffroyi isolate Oge1 chromosome E1, O.geoffroyi_Oge1_pat1.0, whole genome shotgun sequence genomic region:
- the TAX1BP3 gene encoding tax1-binding protein 3 isoform X2, translated as MSCLSKQRVEIHKLRQGENLILGFSIGGGIDQDPSQNPFSEDKTDKGIYVTRVSEGGPAEIAGLQIGDKIMQVNGWDMTMVTHDQARKRLTKRSEEVVRLLVTRQSLQKAVQQSMLS; from the exons ATGAGCTGCCTCAGCAAG CAAAGAGTTGAAATTCACAAGCTGCGTCAAGGTGAGAATTTAATACTGGGCTTCAGCATTGGAGGTGGAATTGACCAGGATCCCTCCCAGAATCCTTTCTCAGAAGACAAGACAGATAAG GGCATTTATGTCACACGGGTATCTGAAGGAGGCCCTGCTGAAATTGCTGGGCTGCAGATTGGAGACAAGATTATGCAG GTGAATGGCTGGGACATGACCATGGTCACGCACGACCAAGCCCGGAAGCGGCTCACCAAGCGCTCGGAGGAGGTGGTGCGTCTGCTGGTGACGCGGCAGTCGCTGCAGAAGGCAGTGCAGCAGTCCATGCTGTCCTAG
- the TAX1BP3 gene encoding tax1-binding protein 3 isoform X1 yields MSYIPGQPVTAVVQRVEIHKLRQGENLILGFSIGGGIDQDPSQNPFSEDKTDKGIYVTRVSEGGPAEIAGLQIGDKIMQVNGWDMTMVTHDQARKRLTKRSEEVVRLLVTRQSLQKAVQQSMLS; encoded by the exons CAAAGAGTTGAAATTCACAAGCTGCGTCAAGGTGAGAATTTAATACTGGGCTTCAGCATTGGAGGTGGAATTGACCAGGATCCCTCCCAGAATCCTTTCTCAGAAGACAAGACAGATAAG GGCATTTATGTCACACGGGTATCTGAAGGAGGCCCTGCTGAAATTGCTGGGCTGCAGATTGGAGACAAGATTATGCAG GTGAATGGCTGGGACATGACCATGGTCACGCACGACCAAGCCCGGAAGCGGCTCACCAAGCGCTCGGAGGAGGTGGTGCGTCTGCTGGTGACGCGGCAGTCGCTGCAGAAGGCAGTGCAGCAGTCCATGCTGTCCTAG
- the CTNS gene encoding cystinosin isoform X1 yields MISSWLMISILLPLKFIEKCESTVDLTVPPTVKLENGSSANISIALQHPLNATLVITFQITFRSKNVTILELPDEVVVPPGVTDSSFQVTSQNVGQLTAYLHGNHSNQTGPRIRFLVVHSNIVSIINQVIGWIYFVAWSVSFYPQVITNWRRKSVIGLSFDFVALNLTGFVAYSVFNIGLFWVPYIKEQFFLKYPNGVNPVDSNDVFFSLHAVALTLVIMVQCFLYERGSQHVSWPAISFLVLSWLFVLITMILAAVGVTTWLRFLFCFSYIKLAVTLVKYFPQAYMNFYYKSTEGWSIGNVLLDFTGGSFSLLQMFLQSYNNDQWTLIFGDPTKFGLGVFSIFFDIVFFIQHFCLYRKKPGLQAAHTGSDSRPRQDWVLSLEPKALT; encoded by the exons ATGATAAGCAGTTGGCTGATGATTTCTATCCTTCTTCCCCTGAAGTTCATAGAGAAATGTG AGTCAACAGTCGATCTCACTGTTCCTCCCACTGTGAAGCTGGAAAATGGAAGTTCGGCCAACATCAGCATCGCCCTTCA GCATCCATTAAATGCAACCTTGGTGATCACTTTTCAAATCACATTTCGTTCAAAAAATGTTACTATCCTTGAGCTCCCTGATGAA GTTGTGGTGCCTCCTGGCGTGACAGATTCCTCTTTTCAAGTGACGTCTCAAAATGTTGGACAACTTACTGCTTATCTGCACGGAAACCATTCCAACCAGACCGG CCCGAGGATCCGCTTCTTGGTCGTCCACAGCAATATCGTTAGCATCATAAACCAGGTGATTGGCTGGATTTACTTTGTGGCCTGGTCCGTTTCCTTCTACCCTCAGGTGATCACCAACTGGAGGCGGAAAAG TGTCATTGGTCTAAGCTTTGATTTCGTGGCGCTGAACCTGACAGGCTTCGTGGCCTACAGCGTGTTCAACATTGGCCTCTTCTGGGTGCCCTACATCAAG GAGCAGTTTTTCCTCAAGTACCCCAATGGAGTGAACCCCGTGGATAGTAACGACGTCTTCTTCAGCCTGCACGCAGTCGCCCTCACCCTGGTTATCATGGTGCAGTGCTTCCTGTACGAG CGAGGCAGCCAGCACGTGTCCTGGCCTGCCATCAGCTTCCTGGTGCTCTCGTGGCTCTTTGTGCTCATCACCATGATTTTGGCTGCAGTCGGGGTAACCACGTGGCTGCggtttctcttctgcttctcctaCATCAAGCTCGCAGTGACGCTGGTCAAGTATTTTCCACAG GCCTACATGAACTTTTACTACAAAAGCACCGAGGGCTGGAGCATTGGTAACGTGCTTCTGGACTTCACCGGGGGCAGCTTCAGCCTCCTCCAGATGTTCCTGCAGTCCTACAACAATG ACCAGTGGACACTGATCTTTGGAGACCCAACCAAGTTTGGACTCGGCGTCTTCTCCATCTTCTTCGACATTGTCTTCTTCATTCAGCACTTCTGCTTATACAGAAAGAAACCAGG gctTCAGGCAGCACACACGGGTTCTGACAGCCGTCCCAGGCAGGATTgggtgctgagcttggagccgaAGGCCTTGACCTAA
- the CTNS gene encoding cystinosin isoform X2: MISSWLMISILLPLKFIEKCESTVDLTVPPTVKLENGSSANISIALQHPLNATLVITFQITFRSKNVTILELPDEVVVPPGVTDSSFQVTSQNVGQLTAYLHGNHSNQTGPRIRFLVVHSNIVSIINQVIGWIYFVAWSVSFYPQVITNWRRKSVIGLSFDFVALNLTGFVAYSVFNIGLFWVPYIKEQFFLKYPNGVNPVDSNDVFFSLHAVALTLVIMVQCFLYERGSQHVSWPAISFLVLSWLFVLITMILAAVGVTTWLRFLFCFSYIKLAVTLVKYFPQAYMNFYYKSTEGWSIGNVLLDFTGGSFSLLQMFLQSYNNGFRQHTRVLTAVPGRIGC, encoded by the exons ATGATAAGCAGTTGGCTGATGATTTCTATCCTTCTTCCCCTGAAGTTCATAGAGAAATGTG AGTCAACAGTCGATCTCACTGTTCCTCCCACTGTGAAGCTGGAAAATGGAAGTTCGGCCAACATCAGCATCGCCCTTCA GCATCCATTAAATGCAACCTTGGTGATCACTTTTCAAATCACATTTCGTTCAAAAAATGTTACTATCCTTGAGCTCCCTGATGAA GTTGTGGTGCCTCCTGGCGTGACAGATTCCTCTTTTCAAGTGACGTCTCAAAATGTTGGACAACTTACTGCTTATCTGCACGGAAACCATTCCAACCAGACCGG CCCGAGGATCCGCTTCTTGGTCGTCCACAGCAATATCGTTAGCATCATAAACCAGGTGATTGGCTGGATTTACTTTGTGGCCTGGTCCGTTTCCTTCTACCCTCAGGTGATCACCAACTGGAGGCGGAAAAG TGTCATTGGTCTAAGCTTTGATTTCGTGGCGCTGAACCTGACAGGCTTCGTGGCCTACAGCGTGTTCAACATTGGCCTCTTCTGGGTGCCCTACATCAAG GAGCAGTTTTTCCTCAAGTACCCCAATGGAGTGAACCCCGTGGATAGTAACGACGTCTTCTTCAGCCTGCACGCAGTCGCCCTCACCCTGGTTATCATGGTGCAGTGCTTCCTGTACGAG CGAGGCAGCCAGCACGTGTCCTGGCCTGCCATCAGCTTCCTGGTGCTCTCGTGGCTCTTTGTGCTCATCACCATGATTTTGGCTGCAGTCGGGGTAACCACGTGGCTGCggtttctcttctgcttctcctaCATCAAGCTCGCAGTGACGCTGGTCAAGTATTTTCCACAG GCCTACATGAACTTTTACTACAAAAGCACCGAGGGCTGGAGCATTGGTAACGTGCTTCTGGACTTCACCGGGGGCAGCTTCAGCCTCCTCCAGATGTTCCTGCAGTCCTACAACAATG gctTCAGGCAGCACACACGGGTTCTGACAGCCGTCCCAGGCAGGATTgggtgctga